From Paenibacillus graminis, a single genomic window includes:
- a CDS encoding ABC transporter substrate-binding protein produces the protein MMSKKNVLLMVVFLFALASTLTGCGSSNTDQNSNGNTPSGTQSANSAETGGQTGDKLDPVKLKVYLIGGPQRDLPTVQEEMNKYLTDKINATVDITMIDWGDYSKRLPVITASGENYDIAFTSSWAFDYLPNATRGAFLPINDLLEKYGQDIKKELDPRFLTGSQVNGKNYAVPVNKELASQWVWRFNKQYVDKYKMDISKIRTLEDLEPYLKQIKEGEPADITPLAVPKGFKPYIPFDFLLGDEFPVGMNMNSTDGKYVNILESGELKSSLKTIRKYYQAGYLRKDVATLEGIDNIKTGKWFADREQTQPYAELGWSRSAGYDIVTSPMQDPVIFTGSATGSMHAISANSKNPERAMMFLNLLNTDKYLRNLINYGIEGTHYKKISEDVIEDLPAMKDGYQMPGFALGNLFLTYSHKEDPADKWEAFKEFNNSAKVAPSFGFNFNPDPVKTEVASISAIVKEFYPPIMTGAVDPDEHLPKAISKMKAAGLDKVITEAQKQYDEWKAANK, from the coding sequence ATGATGTCCAAGAAAAATGTATTGCTGATGGTTGTGTTTTTGTTTGCACTCGCTTCCACATTGACCGGCTGTGGCAGCAGCAACACGGATCAGAACAGTAATGGGAATACGCCGTCCGGGACCCAATCAGCCAACTCGGCGGAAACCGGCGGCCAGACAGGGGATAAGCTGGACCCCGTGAAGCTGAAGGTATATCTGATCGGTGGTCCACAGCGTGACCTGCCAACGGTTCAAGAGGAAATGAATAAATATTTGACGGACAAAATCAACGCAACCGTCGACATCACAATGATTGACTGGGGGGACTACTCGAAACGGCTGCCGGTTATCACGGCTTCCGGGGAGAATTACGATATCGCGTTTACCTCATCCTGGGCTTTTGACTATCTGCCTAACGCGACCAGGGGTGCATTCTTGCCAATCAATGATTTGCTGGAAAAATACGGTCAGGATATCAAAAAGGAGCTCGATCCGCGCTTCCTGACCGGATCGCAGGTGAATGGCAAAAATTATGCCGTGCCGGTGAACAAGGAATTGGCTTCGCAGTGGGTATGGCGTTTCAACAAACAGTATGTCGACAAGTATAAAATGGATATTTCAAAAATCCGCACCCTAGAGGATCTCGAACCTTATTTGAAACAAATCAAGGAAGGCGAGCCGGCTGATATCACACCACTGGCTGTTCCAAAAGGCTTCAAGCCTTATATTCCGTTTGATTTTCTCCTGGGCGATGAGTTCCCGGTTGGCATGAACATGAATTCAACGGATGGCAAATACGTTAATATCCTTGAATCCGGCGAACTGAAAAGCTCGCTCAAAACCATTCGTAAATACTATCAGGCCGGTTATTTGCGCAAAGATGTTGCAACGCTGGAAGGCATTGATAACATCAAGACAGGCAAATGGTTCGCTGACCGCGAGCAAACGCAGCCTTATGCAGAATTGGGCTGGTCGAGAAGTGCGGGCTATGACATTGTGACCTCACCGATGCAGGATCCGGTTATCTTCACAGGCTCCGCTACCGGCTCCATGCACGCCATCTCGGCGAATTCCAAAAATCCAGAGCGTGCGATGATGTTCTTGAACCTGCTCAATACGGACAAATATTTACGTAATCTGATCAACTACGGTATCGAAGGCACGCATTACAAGAAGATCTCTGAAGACGTCATTGAAGATCTGCCGGCCATGAAAGACGGGTATCAGATGCCGGGATTCGCATTAGGCAATCTTTTTCTGACCTACAGCCACAAGGAAGACCCTGCGGATAAATGGGAGGCGTTCAAGGAGTTCAACAATTCCGCCAAGGTTGCTCCAAGCTTCGGCTTCAACTTCAACCCTGATCCAGTGAAGACAGAAGTGGCGTCTATCTCGGCGATCGTAAAAGAATTCTATCCGCCTATCATGACAGGTGCGGTCGACCCGGATGAACACCTGCCGAAGGCAATCTCCAAGATGAAGGCTGCCGGGCTGGATAAAGTCATAACAGAAGCACAGAAGCAATACGACGAGTGGAAAGCAGCCAATAAATAA
- a CDS encoding MFS transporter, with the protein MNRHEKSTNAPSLLRNRFLQTILLSSVLLQIGIWVRNFAILLYVADRTNNDPYAISLISVAEFAPIFVFSFIGGTFADRWRPKRTMIWCDLLSAVSVFAVLLTVHYGSWHSVYLVAFISAILSQFSQPSSMRLFKYHVAEEQLQQGMALFQSLMAIFMVLGPMLGTFVYSTFGLETSIAIMGVVFLLSALVLIRLPEDNLKPKTDAAKGQFRKEFIEGFRYVWNSKVLRMLGLAFILAGLAVGVAQALNLFIVTERLGKSKEFLQYLLMVNGAAMLIGGGVVAVFAKRVPPQLLLAIGMLAGAVCTVIVGYSTSVPLTLTVQFLNGLVFPCIHIGISTMILKWSHTSIVGRVNGVLNPMFVGMMVVSMSFAGALKDAFSLGTIYSGAGLLFFLGALVMVPIMNQKAPDHAYAAQET; encoded by the coding sequence TTGAATAGGCATGAAAAAAGCACCAATGCACCAAGCCTGCTCCGCAATCGGTTTCTGCAGACGATTCTATTATCTAGCGTACTGCTGCAGATCGGCATTTGGGTCCGTAATTTTGCTATTCTCCTGTATGTTGCGGATAGGACAAACAATGATCCCTACGCTATTTCGCTGATCAGCGTAGCAGAGTTCGCCCCTATTTTTGTTTTTTCGTTCATCGGAGGAACATTTGCCGACCGCTGGAGGCCGAAGCGGACGATGATCTGGTGCGATTTATTATCTGCGGTATCGGTATTCGCAGTGCTTCTGACTGTACATTACGGTTCCTGGCATTCCGTCTACCTTGTCGCCTTCATCTCGGCGATTCTCTCGCAATTCTCCCAGCCTTCAAGCATGCGATTGTTTAAATATCATGTGGCAGAGGAACAGCTGCAGCAAGGGATGGCTCTATTTCAATCGCTCATGGCCATCTTTATGGTGCTTGGCCCTATGCTCGGCACCTTCGTTTACAGTACATTTGGCCTTGAAACCTCAATTGCCATTATGGGCGTAGTCTTTCTGCTGTCAGCACTCGTTCTGATTCGCCTGCCAGAGGATAATTTGAAACCCAAAACGGACGCTGCAAAAGGGCAGTTCCGCAAAGAGTTCATTGAAGGCTTCCGCTATGTCTGGAACAGCAAAGTGCTGCGTATGCTCGGACTCGCCTTTATCCTCGCGGGGCTCGCTGTTGGGGTAGCCCAAGCTCTTAACCTGTTCATCGTCACGGAGCGGCTGGGCAAAAGCAAGGAGTTCCTGCAATATCTGCTGATGGTGAACGGCGCTGCCATGCTGATTGGGGGCGGAGTCGTAGCCGTATTCGCAAAACGGGTTCCTCCGCAGCTTCTTCTAGCGATAGGTATGCTGGCAGGGGCAGTCTGCACAGTCATTGTGGGATATTCGACAAGCGTTCCGCTGACGCTGACCGTTCAATTTCTGAATGGGTTGGTGTTCCCTTGCATTCATATCGGGATCAGCACAATGATTCTGAAATGGTCACATACCTCCATTGTCGGCCGGGTGAATGGGGTTCTGAATCCGATGTTCGTTGGCATGATGGTCGTTTCCATGTCTTTCGCCGGCGCGCTGAAGGATGCCTTTTCGCTGGGTACGATCTATAGCGGAGCAGGATTATTATTTTTTCTTGGCGCACTGGTCATGGTGCCGATCATGAACCAAAAAGCACCGGATCACGCATATGCTGCACAAGAGACATAA
- a CDS encoding carbohydrate ABC transporter permease, whose translation MNDLSKSMERTLLSAPGKKKTRDINAISPLWNFIFNAGVCLFALSCIFPFIFIIIISFTDEKTLAINGFSILPEVLSLDAYRFLMRSGEQMVQSLGVTLTVTVIGTILTLYLVSTYAYAISRKNFDQRRFFSFLAFFTMLFSGGLVPGYIVVTQVLHLRDSIWALIFPSILNAFYIIVMRTFFTTTVPDAIIESAKIDGATEFGIYTRIVLPISLPGIATIGLFSTLGFWNDWFNALLYIDNPNLIPLQTLLIRIQNNMDFIVQNSSQVVSYDIAATLPTETVRMAMVVLATLPIALAYPFFQKYFIQGLTIGSVKE comes from the coding sequence ATGAATGACTTAAGCAAATCTATGGAGAGAACGCTGCTCTCTGCTCCCGGGAAAAAGAAGACCAGGGACATCAATGCGATTAGCCCATTATGGAATTTTATATTTAATGCAGGTGTGTGCTTATTCGCCCTATCCTGTATCTTTCCGTTTATATTTATCATCATCATTTCCTTTACGGACGAGAAGACATTGGCCATCAACGGCTTCAGTATCCTGCCCGAGGTGCTCAGTCTGGACGCCTACCGGTTTCTGATGCGCTCCGGTGAGCAAATGGTCCAATCCCTGGGCGTGACCCTGACCGTAACGGTCATTGGCACAATTCTGACGCTGTATCTTGTTTCTACCTATGCGTACGCAATTTCACGCAAGAACTTTGACCAGCGCCGGTTCTTCAGCTTTCTTGCTTTCTTCACCATGCTGTTCTCCGGGGGGCTGGTCCCGGGATATATCGTCGTTACGCAAGTACTTCATTTGCGGGATTCTATATGGGCACTGATATTCCCTTCGATTCTGAACGCGTTCTATATTATCGTCATGCGCACCTTCTTTACGACGACTGTACCGGATGCGATCATCGAATCGGCCAAAATCGACGGCGCAACCGAATTTGGTATCTACACACGTATTGTGCTGCCCATTTCACTGCCGGGTATTGCGACTATCGGGCTTTTCAGTACACTTGGCTTCTGGAATGACTGGTTCAATGCGCTTCTGTATATTGATAATCCAAATTTAATACCACTGCAGACCCTGTTAATCCGGATTCAGAACAATATGGACTTCATCGTACAGAACAGCAGCCAGGTGGTATCCTACGACATTGCTGCGACCTTGCCGACAGAAACGGTCCGTATGGCGATGGTTGTGCTGGCTACGCTGCCAATCGCGCTGGCATATCCGTTTTTCCAAAAGTATTTTATCCAAGGACTTACGATTGGTTCGGTTAAAGAATAA
- a CDS encoding serine hydrolase domain-containing protein produces MKKIFAAVLSAMLITIPIPMNPASAQNHKDTVLEKAHKLASTIVSDYKVTSLQYAIMDKGEIVLSDSTGVRDKATHAPITKDTMFGIGSVSKMYVTAAAMMLADAGKIDIDQPLVTYIKDFSMADERYKEITPRMLMNHSSGLYGSHYANSILFDDNDTRNRDELLLRLQSERLKSKPGEYSVYCNDGFQLLEILVERVSGLSYTEFLDQKINQPLKFTSTQTPLSTFDREKLAKTYYPGLEQALPAENANVIGAGGIYSSAEELAAFGDVLSGNRTNILSKQSAAAMQSAEYRKGIWVPEETNSFNYGLGWDAVSLAPFDGYGIKALSKGGDTVMYHAALTTLPEHNISIAVLSSGGSSLYNTVFASNVLLEYLQDTGKIQKILPDRTFEPSVKADMPAEQLAYSGLYGAVGTTVKVEMKNGEIKLPALEGGIIPPQTYVYTGNGQFKSNDGKTEISFDKPANGKIYLKLKAYVNFPGIGQAVMVTYEYQKLDANPLQPATKAAWEKRSNKDYYRLGEKINSLFYLSPDNLVWNIAVDSENGYASGTRIVDEHTAVNAAEIPVMSGRDAFDLNFHTEDNKEYLTIDGQSYLSEDAVNPIYGGSTSVCTIGDSGHAVWFKIDAKSAAKTMHVEAPASGGVIVYDSKGMLVYSSIVNKDKSSVILPEGGMIVFGGAAGDVFQINMK; encoded by the coding sequence ATGAAGAAAATATTTGCTGCAGTGCTCAGTGCCATGCTTATAACCATCCCCATACCCATGAACCCGGCTTCAGCACAAAACCATAAGGATACCGTATTGGAGAAGGCCCACAAGCTGGCATCGACGATCGTGTCCGACTATAAGGTGACCAGCTTGCAGTATGCCATTATGGACAAGGGAGAGATTGTATTATCTGACAGCACGGGTGTCCGCGATAAAGCCACCCACGCTCCAATTACAAAGGATACGATGTTCGGCATCGGCTCGGTCAGCAAAATGTATGTAACGGCTGCAGCGATGATGCTGGCTGATGCGGGCAAAATTGATATCGATCAACCGCTTGTCACCTATATCAAGGATTTCAGCATGGCGGATGAAAGATATAAGGAAATTACGCCGCGCATGCTCATGAATCATTCCTCAGGTCTTTACGGCAGTCATTATGCCAATAGCATATTGTTCGATGATAATGACACCAGGAACCGTGATGAATTGTTATTAAGGCTGCAATCGGAGCGCCTAAAGTCCAAACCGGGTGAATATTCGGTGTATTGCAATGATGGATTCCAGCTGCTGGAGATCCTGGTTGAACGGGTAAGCGGCTTAAGCTATACCGAATTTCTGGATCAGAAGATCAACCAGCCTCTGAAATTCACCTCCACCCAAACGCCGCTCAGCACTTTTGACAGAGAGAAACTGGCGAAAACCTATTACCCCGGGCTAGAACAGGCGCTGCCCGCTGAGAATGCCAACGTCATTGGTGCGGGCGGGATTTACTCCTCTGCTGAAGAACTGGCTGCTTTCGGAGATGTATTGAGCGGAAACCGGACAAATATTTTATCTAAGCAATCGGCTGCCGCCATGCAAAGCGCAGAATATAGAAAAGGCATTTGGGTACCAGAGGAAACAAACAGCTTTAACTATGGTCTTGGCTGGGATGCCGTCAGCTTGGCCCCGTTTGACGGTTATGGCATCAAGGCATTATCCAAAGGCGGAGATACCGTAATGTATCATGCTGCTTTGACTACATTGCCTGAGCATAATATTTCGATCGCTGTCCTGTCATCGGGCGGGAGCTCGCTGTATAACACTGTTTTTGCTTCTAACGTTCTATTGGAGTATTTGCAGGACACAGGCAAGATCCAAAAGATTTTGCCGGATCGGACCTTTGAACCCTCCGTCAAGGCCGATATGCCGGCGGAGCAGCTCGCGTATTCCGGATTATACGGCGCAGTGGGTACAACGGTGAAGGTGGAGATGAAGAATGGGGAGATAAAACTCCCCGCCCTCGAAGGTGGGATTATCCCTCCACAGACCTATGTGTATACGGGCAATGGGCAATTCAAAAGCAACGACGGCAAAACGGAAATAAGCTTTGACAAACCAGCGAATGGAAAGATCTATTTGAAGTTGAAGGCGTATGTGAATTTTCCCGGAATCGGGCAAGCGGTTATGGTTACCTATGAATATCAGAAGCTGGATGCCAATCCACTTCAGCCGGCAACGAAAGCTGCATGGGAGAAAAGAAGCAATAAAGATTACTATCGATTGGGAGAAAAGATCAATTCACTGTTCTATCTCTCCCCTGACAATCTAGTCTGGAATATCGCTGTGGACAGTGAGAATGGCTATGCTTCAGGCACCAGAATTGTTGATGAACATACCGCCGTAAATGCCGCTGAAATCCCGGTGATGAGCGGAAGGGATGCCTTCGATTTGAACTTCCATACCGAGGACAACAAAGAGTATTTGACGATCGACGGGCAGTCATACCTTAGTGAGGATGCCGTAAATCCGATCTACGGCGGAAGTACATCGGTCTGTACCATTGGAGATAGCGGTCACGCCGTATGGTTCAAGATCGATGCCAAATCGGCTGCCAAAACCATGCACGTTGAAGCTCCGGCAAGCGGAGGGGTCATTGTTTACGATAGTAAAGGAATGCTAGTATACTCCTCAATCGTGAATAAAGACAAATCATCCGTGATCCTCCCGGAAGGCGGAATGATTGTTTTCGGCGGAGCAGCAGGGGATGTTTTCCAGATTAATATGAAGTAA
- a CDS encoding ABC transporter permease, translating to MQGILKKLMKNRAFLLLVLPGAAWFIIFAYLPMFGTIIAFKDFRIHPGGFLESVLKSEWVGFKNFEFLFSTDDAYIITRNTILYNAGLIMLGLVLAVTLAIIMNELLNKRLAKLYQTAMFMPYFLSWVIISYFVFSFLNVEKGVFNQFLVFLGEDPVSWYSETKFWPYFLIFLGLWKNAGYGSVVYLAAIAGIDRSYYEAAMIDGATKWHQIKFITLPMLRPLMIILTVLALGGIFRSDFGLFYQVPRDSGALYPVTNVIDTFVYRGLTIMGDTGMSTATGLYQSVVGLILVLLANYAVRKIEKDYAVF from the coding sequence GTGCAAGGCATCTTGAAGAAACTGATGAAGAATAGGGCGTTTCTTCTGCTGGTGCTGCCGGGAGCAGCGTGGTTTATTATTTTTGCTTATTTGCCGATGTTTGGGACGATTATTGCCTTTAAGGATTTCCGGATTCATCCGGGAGGATTTCTTGAAAGCGTTTTAAAGAGCGAATGGGTCGGTTTTAAAAATTTCGAGTTTCTGTTCTCGACCGATGACGCTTATATCATAACGCGCAATACGATTCTTTATAACGCCGGTTTGATTATGCTTGGACTGGTTCTCGCAGTTACGCTTGCCATCATTATGAATGAGCTGTTAAATAAACGTCTGGCGAAATTATACCAAACCGCGATGTTTATGCCGTATTTCCTCTCATGGGTTATTATCAGCTATTTTGTATTTTCGTTCCTCAATGTAGAAAAAGGCGTGTTCAATCAGTTCCTGGTCTTCTTGGGCGAAGACCCGGTAAGCTGGTACAGCGAGACGAAATTTTGGCCGTATTTTCTTATCTTTCTGGGTCTCTGGAAAAATGCCGGATATGGGAGTGTCGTCTATCTTGCGGCAATTGCCGGCATTGACCGCTCTTATTATGAGGCAGCAATGATCGACGGTGCTACCAAATGGCATCAGATCAAGTTTATTACACTGCCGATGCTGAGGCCGCTGATGATCATTTTGACGGTTCTGGCCCTCGGCGGCATCTTCCGCTCGGATTTCGGCTTATTCTACCAGGTTCCGCGGGATTCCGGTGCATTGTATCCGGTCACCAACGTTATCGACACATTCGTATATCGGGGACTGACGATCATGGGCGATACGGGAATGAGTACGGCTACGGGCCTTTATCAATCCGTTGTCGGTTTGATTCTCGTGCTGCTGGCGAATTACGCTGTACGCAAAATTGAAAAGGATTATGCCGTATTCTAA
- a CDS encoding endo-beta-N-acetylglucosaminidase, whose amino-acid sequence MKKIGAGLIFLVVMCAALSTSAFAKQPYSSYWFPEQLLQWSPASDPDAAFNRSTVPLQDRFVGAGVNSHATKAPKVMALAALNSGTSGVPSQGSDKFGANTFTYWQYVDRLVYWGGSAGEGIIVPPSADTIDAAHKNGVPILGTVFFPPTVYGGTYEWVKQMLRQNSDGSFPAADKLIQVAEHYGFDGWFINQETEGGTPADAQQMKAFLSYLKSHKSTSMDIVWYDSMTKEGNISWQNALNDKNAMFLQDNGKQVTDSMFLNFWWKDLKSSAEKAKGLGRSPYDLYAGIDVEAKGYDTKVNWNLLFPEGEPAVTSLGIYRPDWAFNSAESMEDFFIRENKFWVGPNGNPGNTAGGQAWKGIANDVVEASPVNELPFITNFNTGSGQKYYVRGKQVRDKGWNNRSLQDILPTWRWIADSTGTPLTPVLDWSDAYYGGSSLKISGVLSHDNATHLKLYRTELKIEASTKLSVTYKTQSKPSLKVGLAFADHPDQFVFLNVKDKTSSGWTTETLNLTPYKGKQIVALSLYFDTRDTINDYAIQIGQLSIHNANDPIKPLPAVRELKAANSDFRNGIYGDARLQWKPLDQQVKQYEIYRVLPDGNEVLMGATSNHVFYVPEMRRIDKEAVTVLKVAAVNGIYGQGQASSVKISWPAYPKPTAEFKADRTLVAPGESVTFTDQSTEVTEGWSWTFENGSPAVSTAKNPVVTFNQEGVYSVTLTAANSSGQDTMTKKALITVSKEAGALKNLALGTTATADQRCGEKEGAPNAVDGKVTDNSKWCALGNLPHWLQVDLGAEHHISTFVIKHAESGGEWQGFNTSDYTIQVSSDGTNWVDVVKVQGNTAAETADAIALVKARYVKLIITKPSQGADTAARIYEFEVKGL is encoded by the coding sequence ATGAAAAAGATAGGTGCAGGTTTGATCTTCTTAGTTGTGATGTGCGCAGCATTATCCACCTCAGCGTTTGCAAAACAGCCTTATTCATCCTATTGGTTTCCAGAGCAGTTACTCCAGTGGAGTCCGGCATCCGACCCGGATGCGGCATTCAACCGGAGTACTGTCCCGCTGCAGGACCGCTTTGTGGGAGCGGGGGTCAACTCGCATGCGACTAAAGCGCCGAAGGTCATGGCTTTAGCGGCACTCAATTCGGGAACAAGTGGAGTACCCTCGCAGGGCTCAGACAAATTCGGGGCAAACACGTTCACCTATTGGCAGTATGTTGACAGACTGGTCTATTGGGGCGGCTCGGCCGGCGAAGGAATCATCGTGCCTCCAAGCGCTGATACGATCGACGCGGCTCATAAAAATGGCGTGCCGATCCTCGGAACCGTGTTCTTCCCGCCGACGGTGTATGGCGGGACATATGAATGGGTGAAGCAGATGCTTCGGCAGAACAGCGACGGCTCCTTTCCTGCCGCTGACAAGCTGATCCAGGTAGCGGAGCATTACGGATTTGACGGGTGGTTCATTAATCAGGAGACTGAGGGTGGAACGCCGGCTGACGCACAGCAAATGAAAGCTTTCCTGAGTTATCTTAAATCGCACAAGTCTACATCTATGGACATCGTATGGTACGATTCCATGACCAAAGAAGGCAATATCAGTTGGCAGAATGCACTAAATGACAAAAATGCGATGTTCCTGCAGGACAATGGGAAGCAAGTAACAGACAGCATGTTCCTGAACTTCTGGTGGAAGGATCTTAAAAGCTCGGCGGAGAAGGCCAAAGGCTTGGGCAGAAGTCCGTATGACCTGTATGCAGGCATTGATGTTGAAGCCAAGGGTTACGATACAAAGGTGAACTGGAATCTGCTGTTTCCGGAAGGAGAGCCTGCAGTCACTTCTCTGGGTATTTACCGGCCGGACTGGGCTTTTAACAGCGCAGAGAGTATGGAGGATTTCTTTATCCGCGAGAACAAATTCTGGGTGGGTCCAAACGGAAATCCGGGCAATACCGCTGGCGGCCAGGCCTGGAAAGGAATCGCAAACGATGTGGTCGAAGCATCCCCGGTAAATGAGCTGCCCTTCATCACTAACTTCAACACTGGCAGCGGGCAGAAATATTATGTTCGGGGAAAGCAGGTGCGGGATAAGGGATGGAACAACCGGAGCCTGCAGGATATCCTGCCGACATGGCGCTGGATCGCAGACAGCACAGGAACACCGCTTACACCGGTGCTCGATTGGTCTGATGCGTATTACGGCGGCAGTTCGCTGAAGATATCAGGCGTGCTGAGCCATGACAATGCAACACATCTGAAGCTCTACAGGACAGAACTGAAGATCGAAGCAAGCACGAAGCTGTCGGTTACGTACAAAACGCAGAGCAAGCCGAGCCTGAAGGTTGGCCTTGCTTTCGCAGACCATCCCGACCAATTTGTCTTCCTTAACGTGAAGGATAAGACATCATCAGGCTGGACTACAGAAACATTGAATTTGACCCCTTACAAAGGGAAGCAGATCGTAGCGTTGTCACTGTATTTTGACACCAGGGATACGATAAATGATTATGCCATACAAATTGGCCAGCTCTCCATCCACAATGCCAACGACCCGATTAAACCGCTCCCGGCAGTTCGCGAGCTTAAAGCTGCTAACTCCGATTTCCGCAATGGAATTTATGGAGATGCCAGATTGCAGTGGAAACCGCTTGATCAGCAGGTGAAGCAGTACGAAATCTATCGTGTACTGCCGGATGGCAATGAGGTGCTAATGGGTGCAACATCAAATCATGTGTTTTACGTCCCTGAGATGAGAAGAATAGATAAAGAAGCGGTAACGGTATTAAAGGTCGCTGCGGTCAATGGAATTTACGGGCAAGGTCAGGCCTCCAGTGTGAAGATCAGCTGGCCGGCTTATCCGAAGCCGACTGCAGAGTTCAAGGCCGATCGGACGCTGGTGGCTCCAGGCGAGAGTGTAACCTTCACAGACCAGTCGACCGAAGTGACAGAAGGATGGTCTTGGACGTTCGAAAACGGAAGCCCGGCTGTCAGCACCGCGAAGAACCCGGTTGTAACGTTCAATCAGGAAGGCGTGTACAGCGTGACACTGACTGCAGCCAACAGCTCGGGACAAGACACAATGACGAAAAAGGCGCTCATCACAGTAAGCAAGGAAGCGGGTGCGCTGAAGAATCTGGCACTTGGCACAACTGCAACAGCGGATCAGAGATGCGGAGAAAAAGAAGGAGCACCTAATGCTGTAGACGGTAAAGTGACGGACAACAGCAAATGGTGTGCGCTTGGCAATCTGCCGCATTGGCTTCAAGTCGATCTGGGCGCCGAGCATCACATCAGCACCTTTGTCATCAAACATGCGGAGAGCGGGGGAGAGTGGCAAGGGTTTAATACCAGTGATTATACCATTCAGGTAAGCAGCGACGGTACGAATTGGGTAGATGTCGTCAAGGTCCAAGGAAACACCGCAGCCGAGACGGCTGACGCGATTGCCCTAGTTAAAGCCCGCTATGTTAAATTAATAATTACCAAGCCCTCGCAGGGTGCCGATACAGCCGCACGAATCTATGAGTTTGAAGTCAAGGGACTGTAA
- a CDS encoding ATP-binding protein gives MIANNGLIVLCIEVVMGLQIIYFFNSVFGKSAQKRKKWMYFMVFGVLGYIYLSIPGSFVISSCLALVVIFCLGLAYNVEIKTKIIFTVLYVVLMSIVNMISVNCLYMLDIVERGSLDSLDEQNQFLLIKATLLSFTIMFAVIQIIRLIAKRRSFSLHYRYYILLILVPIISIYQLNVLTYYNEMNIHYFISAIGFLFINVMIIYIFDTIIDKFQFKHENARLEQQMDYQDANYEKTVHSFKSVKRIIHDTNQQLLYIEECIKRNEPAAALEHIRTTLNKVEGAYQRVNTGNLVIDALVTNTLNIGQANGIRIETKLNLYSPEISLDRYDLCVVLGNMLDNAIEASKQVKIAADRYVVITIFSNDTSLFIHIVNYMEQDTALLRSQKPNPENHGIGLMNISRICDKYGGHMTIETKQKTFNNMVMIPFWTNNP, from the coding sequence ATGATCGCTAACAATGGGTTGATTGTGCTGTGTATTGAGGTTGTCATGGGCCTTCAGATCATATATTTCTTTAACTCGGTGTTCGGCAAATCTGCCCAAAAGCGTAAGAAGTGGATGTACTTTATGGTATTTGGAGTACTTGGTTACATTTATTTATCCATTCCGGGTTCTTTTGTGATCTCTTCCTGCCTGGCTTTGGTGGTCATTTTCTGTTTGGGATTAGCCTATAACGTGGAAATCAAAACAAAGATTATTTTCACCGTACTGTATGTGGTGTTAATGTCTATCGTTAATATGATTTCGGTCAATTGTTTATATATGCTGGATATAGTTGAACGTGGCAGTCTTGATTCTCTAGATGAACAGAACCAGTTCCTGTTAATCAAGGCAACCCTGCTCAGCTTCACGATTATGTTTGCCGTTATCCAGATTATCCGGCTGATCGCCAAACGCAGAAGCTTCTCCCTGCATTATCGTTACTATATATTATTAATACTTGTCCCTATCATCAGCATCTACCAGCTTAATGTACTCACGTATTATAATGAGATGAACATCCATTATTTTATTTCCGCGATTGGGTTTCTTTTTATTAACGTGATGATTATTTATATTTTTGATACGATTATTGATAAATTTCAGTTCAAGCATGAAAATGCCAGGCTGGAGCAGCAAATGGACTATCAGGATGCAAATTACGAAAAAACGGTGCACAGCTTCAAATCGGTCAAAAGAATCATCCACGACACGAACCAGCAGTTGCTCTATATCGAAGAGTGCATCAAGCGAAATGAGCCGGCGGCGGCACTGGAGCATATCCGGACGACGTTAAACAAGGTTGAAGGCGCCTACCAGCGTGTAAATACAGGGAATTTAGTGATAGATGCCCTGGTTACCAACACACTTAATATCGGGCAGGCGAACGGCATACGCATTGAAACGAAGCTGAACTTGTATTCTCCTGAGATTTCGTTAGATCGTTATGACTTATGTGTCGTACTCGGAAATATGCTGGATAATGCGATCGAAGCCTCCAAACAGGTGAAAATTGCAGCGGACCGGTACGTGGTAATTACTATATTTTCCAATGACACTTCCCTGTTCATACACATTGTCAATTATATGGAACAGGATACCGCCCTTCTGCGCAGCCAAAAGCCCAACCCGGAGAACCATGGTATCGGACTCATGAATATCTCCAGAATATGCGATAAATACGGCGGACATATGACGATTGAAACGAAGCAAAAAACCTTCAATAATATGGTCATGATCCCCTTTTGGACGAACAATCCCTAG